Proteins from one Longimicrobium sp. genomic window:
- a CDS encoding dihydrofolate reductase family protein translates to MRTVTYGAACSLDHFIARDDGAVDWLRWSDDVSAIMSAYWATVDTVLMGRKTYEAAVANGSAGSSPGVKGYVFSRTMTVRPLGGVELVTGDAAPFVRELKSLPGKGICVMGGGDLARSLFEADLIDEVGANVHPVLLGSGIPLFRPFGRQLDLELLENRAIGGGCVYLLYRVKR, encoded by the coding sequence ATGCGCACCGTCACCTACGGCGCCGCCTGCAGCCTGGACCACTTCATCGCGCGCGACGACGGCGCGGTCGACTGGCTGCGCTGGAGCGACGACGTGAGCGCCATCATGTCCGCGTACTGGGCCACCGTCGACACGGTGCTGATGGGGCGGAAGACGTACGAGGCCGCGGTCGCCAACGGCTCTGCGGGATCCAGTCCGGGGGTGAAGGGATACGTCTTCTCCCGGACGATGACCGTGCGGCCCCTCGGCGGGGTGGAGCTCGTCACCGGCGACGCCGCCCCGTTCGTGCGCGAGCTGAAGTCGCTCCCCGGAAAGGGGATCTGCGTGATGGGCGGCGGCGACCTGGCGCGCTCGCTCTTCGAGGCCGACCTGATCGACGAGGTGGGCGCGAACGTTCACCCGGTTCTCCTCGGCTCCGGCATCCCCCTCTTCCGCCCCTTCGGCCGCCAGCTCGACCTGGAGCTGCTGGAGAACCGCGCGATCGGCGGCGGCTGCGTGTACCTGCTTTACCGCGTGAAACGCTGA